In one Streptomyces sp. T12 genomic region, the following are encoded:
- a CDS encoding SpoIIE family protein phosphatase has protein sequence MPVPHKRALDDDLAIALVDPSGRIALWTPGAHALTGHPPSEIIGRDLSVLADRPAAHGSELVARLVGAGGGVRTDWLRCGDGTCRSVRWRALPLPLAAGTRVPGTEALGTEALGTGMLAVAGPGEQRIQRCDPAAADLLLHSSPIGLAVLDNDLRYRFINDALARLNGLPVTAHLGRSILDVLDLPDPQAYEDMLRRVTDGGETIDNLHVAAIRPDGTAYAAVGTLFPLRDADGRIVGQAGVVHDLGGTRAELLDTARSQRRLELLSRISAALSQGLDVASVATKLSAACAPAFARTVTVDLLASAVPRSPDAPPHSLAEQVEQAEQADAIGSDAPAAPRVHRLSASTDSAPAQPERDLPRPLAASIPVSECILSAETVASRVRVLGEGDADEAREPPHHALAVPLLAAGQVLGAITFCRPGGFDPDDVLTARDIAARTAMALDNALLYRRERLATLALQRHLLPARLPDLPWARSAHRYLPAENGTLAGGDWYDCVRLPGGRVGLTVGDVMGHGLGAAAAMGRYRSSARALLAVGLEPGQLLTRLDGLDDGTDNDLPATCACVVYDAVTGDLRLALAGHPPPLLIHPNGSADILAADPGPPVGMGLDHVYEHAHHLVPPGSLLVLYTDGMIEDRSTFLDLEQGIGLLRRAVHRTETSLDEVCDALLTARPTNSADDATLFVTRLTRIQPVTVAE, from the coding sequence GTGCCCGTACCGCACAAGCGAGCCCTCGACGACGACCTGGCCATCGCACTCGTCGACCCGTCAGGCCGTATCGCTCTGTGGACTCCCGGGGCGCATGCCCTGACCGGCCACCCGCCGTCCGAAATCATCGGCCGTGATCTGTCGGTACTCGCCGACCGCCCCGCCGCGCACGGCAGCGAGCTCGTCGCTCGGCTGGTGGGGGCCGGTGGGGGTGTCCGCACGGACTGGCTGCGGTGCGGTGACGGCACCTGCCGCAGTGTCCGGTGGCGCGCCCTGCCGCTCCCACTCGCCGCCGGTACGAGAGTGCCTGGTACGGAAGCGCTCGGTACGGAAGCGCTCGGTACGGGAATGCTCGCCGTGGCCGGCCCTGGCGAGCAGCGGATCCAGCGATGCGATCCCGCCGCGGCCGACCTTCTCCTGCACTCCTCGCCGATCGGCCTGGCCGTCCTCGACAACGACCTGCGGTACCGCTTCATCAACGACGCCCTCGCCCGCCTCAACGGCCTGCCCGTCACCGCACACCTGGGCCGCAGCATCCTGGACGTCCTCGATCTGCCCGACCCCCAGGCGTACGAGGACATGCTGCGACGGGTGACCGACGGCGGCGAGACGATCGACAACCTGCACGTGGCCGCGATCAGACCCGACGGCACCGCGTACGCGGCCGTAGGCACTCTCTTCCCGCTCCGCGACGCCGATGGCCGCATCGTGGGCCAGGCCGGCGTGGTGCACGACCTGGGCGGCACGAGAGCGGAGCTGCTGGACACCGCGCGCAGCCAGCGCCGCCTGGAACTGCTCAGCCGGATCAGCGCCGCCCTCAGCCAGGGGCTGGACGTGGCAAGCGTCGCGACGAAGCTGTCGGCGGCCTGCGCCCCCGCATTCGCCCGGACCGTCACCGTCGACCTCCTCGCCAGCGCGGTGCCACGGTCCCCGGACGCCCCACCGCACTCACTGGCCGAGCAGGTCGAGCAGGCCGAGCAGGCCGACGCCATCGGCTCGGACGCACCTGCCGCCCCGCGGGTCCATCGGCTGAGCGCCTCCACCGACAGCGCCCCCGCGCAGCCGGAACGGGATCTGCCACGCCCCCTCGCGGCATCGATCCCCGTGAGCGAGTGCATCCTCTCGGCCGAGACAGTGGCCTCTCGCGTGCGTGTGCTCGGGGAGGGGGATGCGGACGAGGCCCGGGAACCACCGCACCACGCCCTCGCCGTACCGCTCCTGGCCGCCGGTCAGGTCCTGGGAGCGATCACCTTCTGCAGACCCGGCGGCTTCGATCCCGACGACGTACTCACCGCGCGTGACATCGCCGCCCGCACCGCGATGGCCCTCGACAACGCCCTGCTCTACCGGCGCGAAAGGCTGGCCACCCTGGCCCTCCAACGCCATCTGCTGCCCGCCCGCCTGCCCGACCTCCCCTGGGCCAGATCGGCACACCGCTACCTCCCCGCCGAGAACGGCACTTTGGCCGGCGGCGACTGGTACGACTGCGTGCGACTCCCCGGGGGCCGCGTCGGGCTGACGGTCGGTGACGTCATGGGGCACGGGCTGGGCGCGGCCGCGGCCATGGGCCGCTATCGCTCCTCCGCGCGCGCTCTGCTGGCCGTGGGCCTGGAACCCGGCCAGCTCCTCACCCGCCTGGACGGGCTGGACGACGGGACCGACAACGACCTCCCCGCGACCTGCGCCTGCGTCGTATACGACGCGGTCACCGGAGACCTCCGCCTCGCGCTGGCCGGCCACCCGCCGCCCCTGCTGATCCACCCGAACGGATCGGCGGACATACTGGCGGCCGACCCCGGCCCGCCCGTCGGCATGGGCCTCGACCACGTGTACGAGCACGCCCACCACCTCGTCCCACCGGGGAGCCTGCTCGTCCTCTACACCGACGGCATGATCGAGGACCGCAGCACGTTCCTCGACCTCGAGCAGGGAATCGGCCTGCTCCGCCGGGCGGTTCACCGCACCGAGACCTCCCTGGACGAGGTCTGCGACGCTCTGCTGACCGCACGCCCCACCAACTCGGCGGACGACGCCACCCTGTTCGTGACCCGCCTCACCCGCATCCAGCCCGTGACGGTGGCCGAATGA
- a CDS encoding SCO4225 family membrane protein, translating into MPNASPNASRPRRFPRLRRLLALATDNWLARGYLAVVAVCVLVMVLFPDSGLAQSPMMLTAPLSFAGVVLPFGPGTEGGGAAEVFAVGFWAVWLLVCALVNAAALGALVTRSASAATDGASSARPRPGRVRDLLAPAVDNWLARGYLALVAASLGFFLWAVYLSPDPGFAGIWPLMATAPLSILALLVTTPVEWASSLAWLSPVLFSAVAGLAGLFNAVLLGRLAHRLRAREARPAL; encoded by the coding sequence ATGCCGAACGCGTCGCCGAATGCGTCCCGTCCGCGCCGCTTCCCGCGGCTGCGCCGGCTCCTCGCGCTCGCCACGGACAACTGGCTCGCCCGGGGCTATCTGGCTGTCGTCGCCGTCTGCGTCCTGGTCATGGTCCTCTTCCCGGACAGCGGCCTCGCCCAGAGCCCGATGATGCTCACGGCGCCGCTCTCCTTCGCGGGTGTGGTCCTCCCCTTCGGTCCCGGTACCGAGGGCGGCGGGGCGGCCGAGGTGTTCGCCGTCGGCTTCTGGGCCGTATGGCTGCTCGTGTGCGCTCTCGTGAACGCCGCCGCGCTCGGTGCCCTCGTCACGAGGTCCGCGTCCGCCGCGACGGACGGGGCGAGTTCCGCGCGGCCCCGCCCGGGGCGGGTTCGGGATCTGCTGGCGCCCGCGGTGGACAACTGGCTCGCGCGTGGATACCTCGCCCTGGTCGCGGCGTCGCTGGGGTTCTTCCTGTGGGCCGTGTACCTGTCGCCGGACCCGGGGTTCGCGGGGATCTGGCCGCTCATGGCCACGGCGCCGCTCAGCATCCTCGCCCTGCTGGTGACGACACCCGTCGAGTGGGCCTCCTCGCTCGCCTGGCTGAGCCCGGTGCTGTTCTCCGCCGTTGCGGGCCTGGCCGGGCTGTTCAACGCCGTGCTGCTCGGCCGGCTCGCGCACCGGCTGCGGGCGCGGGAAGCGCGCCCGGCCCTCTGA
- a CDS encoding triacylglycerol lipase has translation MSYRNVSRGRSSRRYGKWAAVCAGLGLSMTMALQGVAAASGPPAPVRPQGRILDTPAALTGGLLHPDAPPAGADDWSCRPTRKHPRPVVLLHGSAANAYINWSMLSPWLKRQGYCVFAPNYGGAPGSPFKATGPIADSARQIAAYVDRVRKATGARQVDLVGHSQGGGPAPRWYLRFEGGTNPAHPERNKVRSLIALAPSNHGGNISGIGTLTTKLGLNPTVSAAVGQAWSDQMVGSEMNKKLDRDGDTQPGVHYTVIATRYDEFATPYPNNFLTAGPGATVRNILIQEICPQDVSDHLSLAYDTNAAQLVSNALDPAHAQPVRCGLSLPLLGG, from the coding sequence ATGTCGTACCGGAATGTTTCCCGGGGACGGTCCAGCCGGCGGTACGGCAAGTGGGCCGCGGTCTGTGCGGGTCTCGGCCTGTCGATGACCATGGCGCTGCAGGGCGTGGCCGCCGCATCCGGCCCACCCGCGCCTGTACGACCGCAGGGGCGGATCCTCGACACCCCCGCCGCGTTGACCGGAGGGCTCCTGCACCCGGACGCGCCGCCGGCCGGGGCCGACGACTGGAGTTGCCGGCCCACGCGCAAGCATCCGCGCCCGGTCGTGCTGCTGCACGGGTCCGCAGCCAACGCCTACATCAACTGGAGCATGCTGTCGCCGTGGCTGAAGCGGCAGGGGTACTGCGTGTTCGCCCCCAACTACGGCGGGGCGCCGGGTAGTCCGTTCAAGGCCACCGGGCCCATCGCGGACTCCGCCCGGCAGATCGCCGCTTACGTCGACCGCGTACGCAAGGCCACCGGCGCCCGCCAGGTCGACCTCGTCGGGCACTCCCAGGGCGGCGGTCCGGCGCCCCGCTGGTATCTGCGGTTCGAGGGCGGCACGAACCCCGCGCATCCGGAACGGAACAAGGTACGCAGTCTCATCGCCCTGGCTCCGTCCAACCACGGCGGGAACATCTCCGGCATCGGCACCCTGACCACCAAGCTGGGTCTCAACCCGACCGTGTCCGCCGCCGTCGGCCAGGCGTGGTCGGACCAGATGGTCGGCTCCGAGATGAACAAGAAGCTGGACCGGGACGGGGACACGCAGCCCGGGGTCCACTACACCGTCATCGCCACCCGGTACGACGAGTTCGCCACCCCGTACCCGAACAACTTCCTGACCGCCGGGCCGGGCGCGACCGTCCGGAACATCCTGATCCAGGAGATCTGCCCGCAGGACGTCTCCGACCACCTGTCGCTCGCGTACGACACCAACGCCGCCCAACTCGTGAGCAACGCCCTCGACCCCGCTCACGCACAGCCCGTCCGGTGCGGCCTGTCCCTGCCCCTGCTCGGCGGCTGA